A DNA window from Paraclostridium bifermentans contains the following coding sequences:
- a CDS encoding ABC transporter ATP-binding protein — protein MSTILEVKNIEKYYGNKKNLTKAINNISFEVDKGEFVGIMGPSGSGKTTLLNCIATIDKVTTGSIKIDNKDITTLSRKNIEKFRRENLGFIFQDFNLLDTLSVYENISLALSVIGVKGNDIDIQVKQVANKLNISDILNKFPYEISGGQKQRVASARAIITNPSLILADEPTGALDSKSSRILLESISNLNETLNSTIMMVTHDAFTASYCKRILFIKDGKIFNELIRGNDSRKEFFKRILEVVTLLGGDCDSVI, from the coding sequence ATGAGTACAATACTAGAAGTTAAAAACATAGAAAAATACTATGGAAATAAGAAAAATCTAACAAAAGCAATAAATAATATATCATTTGAAGTTGATAAAGGTGAGTTTGTAGGTATAATGGGTCCAAGCGGAAGTGGGAAAACTACATTATTAAACTGTATAGCGACAATAGATAAAGTAACAACTGGGTCTATAAAGATAGATAATAAAGATATAACCACTTTATCTAGAAAAAATATAGAGAAGTTTAGAAGAGAGAATTTAGGATTTATATTTCAAGACTTTAATTTATTAGACACACTCTCTGTATATGAAAATATATCTTTAGCATTATCAGTTATAGGAGTCAAAGGAAACGATATAGATATACAAGTAAAGCAAGTTGCAAATAAGTTAAATATATCAGATATACTAAATAAATTTCCTTATGAAATATCAGGAGGTCAAAAACAAAGAGTAGCATCGGCAAGGGCGATAATTACTAATCCATCATTAATACTAGCAGATGAACCAACAGGAGCTCTAGATTCTAAGTCCTCAAGAATATTACTTGAAAGTATATCAAATTTAAATGAAACTTTAAATTCTACAATAATGATGGTTACTCATGATGCTTTTACAGCAAGTTATTGTAAAAGAATATTATTTATAAAAGACGGAAAAATTTTCAATGAGCTTATAAGAGGAAACGATAGTAGAAAAGAATTTTTCAAAAGAATTTTAGAAGTAGTTACACTTCTTGGAGGTGACTGTGACAGTGTTATTTAA
- a CDS encoding FtsX-like permease family protein, translating to MTVLFKLSSRNVKRSMRAYSIYFLTLALGVCVFYVFNSLDSQTIMMDLSESKKNYVHLISQIISVVSGFVSFILGFLVIYANSFMIKKRNKEFGIYMTLGISKKKISIILFTETIIIGILSLLAGIFVGVFLSQGLAGITAKLFKTNMIKYQFIFSKEACLKTIFYFGIIFMVVMVLNFIVVSRYNLIDLINGSKANQKLKKTNLSISVILFIFSIICLGYSYKLILENPLVNLNTPEFKKSICLGIIGTVLFFRALAGFLIKVIQSSKNYYLKNLNTFTLRQFNSKINTHYISISIICLMLFVAIGMMSTGIGMKNSFENTVEFQTPFDLWMSIEVKGEKDNIEIDQYLKDHGINLGDYGREIVKYNLYNSEIPFKKMFKNTNNQFLRNQIDATGDFNVPIIKISDYNKIMKMQNKKGLDLREGEVTLLTDMASMEEAVKDFIENNDYIKINNNILKVNKSYEFESIKTLPMSMNQTTLIVNDNQVKDMNIYEKNLSLNYKGNKLDKEKMVSKNIDKVIADTYGKENSHKILSITKMSCFENSMATSNIFLFVGLYIGIVFLISSAAVLALSQLAGATESMERYKTLRRLGVSTEMINKSIFFQVLLYFILPIGLALVHNIFGIKVANNFIKMFGNYDMIGNNIISISAILIIYGIYFLATYSGYKRIVNNDY from the coding sequence GTGACAGTGTTATTTAAATTATCTTCAAGAAATGTAAAAAGAAGTATGAGAGCCTATAGTATATATTTTCTTACACTAGCATTAGGAGTTTGTGTATTTTATGTATTTAACTCATTAGATTCTCAGACCATAATGATGGATTTATCAGAAAGCAAAAAGAATTATGTACACCTAATTTCACAAATAATATCTGTAGTTTCAGGATTTGTATCTTTTATTTTAGGATTTTTAGTAATATATGCAAATAGTTTTATGATAAAGAAGCGAAATAAAGAATTTGGTATATATATGACCTTAGGAATTAGTAAAAAAAAGATATCGATAATTTTATTTACTGAAACTATTATAATAGGAATATTATCATTATTAGCAGGAATTTTTGTAGGAGTATTTTTATCACAAGGATTAGCAGGAATAACTGCAAAACTATTTAAAACTAATATGATTAAATATCAGTTTATATTTTCTAAAGAAGCTTGCTTAAAAACAATATTTTATTTTGGAATAATATTTATGGTAGTTATGGTATTAAATTTTATAGTGGTGTCAAGATATAATTTGATTGATTTGATAAATGGGTCAAAAGCTAATCAAAAGCTTAAAAAAACAAATTTATCTATATCGGTAATACTATTTATTTTTTCTATAATTTGTTTAGGATATTCTTATAAACTTATACTAGAAAATCCGTTAGTTAACTTAAATACACCAGAGTTTAAAAAGTCTATATGTTTAGGAATTATAGGTACGGTACTATTTTTCAGAGCATTGGCCGGATTTTTAATAAAAGTTATCCAAAGTAGCAAAAATTATTACCTAAAAAATCTTAATACTTTCACATTAAGACAGTTTAATAGCAAAATAAATACTCATTATATATCTATAAGTATAATATGTTTAATGTTATTTGTAGCAATAGGGATGATGTCAACAGGAATAGGTATGAAAAATTCTTTTGAAAATACAGTAGAATTTCAAACACCATTTGATCTGTGGATGAGTATAGAAGTTAAAGGGGAAAAAGATAATATAGAAATTGATCAATACTTAAAGGATCATGGAATAAATTTAGGTGATTATGGTCGTGAGATTGTAAAGTATAATTTATATAACAGTGAGATTCCTTTCAAGAAGATGTTTAAAAATACTAATAACCAGTTTTTACGTAACCAAATAGATGCTACGGGTGATTTTAATGTACCTATAATTAAAATATCTGATTACAATAAGATTATGAAAATGCAAAATAAAAAAGGTTTAGACTTAAGAGAAGGTGAAGTTACACTACTTACTGATATGGCATCGATGGAAGAAGCAGTAAAAGATTTTATAGAAAACAATGATTATATTAAAATAAATAACAATATACTTAAAGTAAATAAATCATATGAATTTGAATCAATTAAAACACTTCCGATGAGTATGAATCAGACAACTTTAATAGTTAATGATAATCAAGTCAAAGATATGAATATTTATGAAAAAAACCTAAGTCTTAACTATAAAGGAAATAAATTAGATAAAGAAAAAATGGTATCAAAGAATATTGATAAAGTAATAGCAGATACATATGGAAAAGAGAATTCACATAAAATACTTTCTATTACTAAGATGTCATGTTTTGAAAATAGTATGGCAACTTCAAATATATTCTTGTTTGTAGGCCTTTATATAGGAATAGTATTTTTAATATCTAGCGCAGCAGTGCTAGCCCTTAGCCAACTAGCTGGTGCTACTGAGAGTATGGAAAGATATAAGACACTTAGAAGGCTTGGAGTAAGCACGGAAATGATAAATAAATCAATATTTTTCCAGGTTTTACTATACTTTATACTTCCTATTGGACTTGCATTGGTTCACAACATATTTGGTATAAAAGTAGCAAATAATTTTATCAAAATGTTTGGAAACTATGATATGATAGGCAATAACATTATTTCAATAAGTGCAATATTAATAATATATGGTATCTATTTTTTAGCTACATATAGTGGATATAAAAGGATAGTAAATAATGACTATTAA
- a CDS encoding HNH endonuclease family protein, giving the protein MIIINNYKTTKNNYESQGSVTNITILKKNGSELIAKIDTEDLEKVQAMGVWFAEWHKDFNSYLVQNITTTKENKKVKSTKRNIQSVILDTQSSAPIRHINGDTLDNRKSNLEIVNRREKNEYENIDDETVAIILKDRYGKPQAKALVSVKDLDRVVNKKYTWIYSKGHKQPSVIAHIPSGKVYMEDVIMKPSEEERVHHINLNPLDNRRKNLENKLK; this is encoded by the coding sequence GTGATTATCATAAATAATTACAAAACAACAAAAAATAATTATGAGAGTCAAGGTTCAGTTACTAATATAACAATACTTAAAAAGAATGGTTCTGAGCTTATAGCTAAAATAGATACAGAAGATTTAGAAAAGGTACAAGCTATGGGAGTTTGGTTTGCTGAATGGCATAAAGACTTTAATAGTTACTTAGTTCAAAATATAACTACAACTAAAGAAAATAAAAAAGTTAAGAGTACTAAAAGAAACATTCAATCAGTAATATTAGATACTCAATCATCAGCTCCAATTAGACATATAAATGGAGATACATTAGATAATAGAAAATCTAATTTAGAGATTGTTAATAGAAGAGAAAAAAATGAATATGAAAATATAGACGATGAAACAGTAGCTATAATACTAAAAGATAGATATGGAAAGCCACAAGCAAAGGCATTAGTATCAGTTAAAGATTTAGATAGAGTAGTAAATAAGAAGTATACATGGATATATTCAAAAGGTCATAAACAACCTAGCGTAATAGCACATATTCCAAGTGGTAAGGTATATATGGAAGATGTAATAATGAAACCTAGTGAAGAAGAAAGAGTTCATCATATAAACTTAAATCCATTAGATAATAGAAGAAAAAATTTAGAAAATAAATTAAAATAA
- a CDS encoding DEAD/DEAH box helicase has protein sequence MLFTDLDIIKPIQKALKEEGYLNPTPIQSKSITPLLEGRDLLGCAQTGTGKTASFAIPIIQQIYNDKKSLKGKRTIKAVILAPTRELAIQIEENFAAYARHTNIKSLVIFGGVSQNPQTKALKQGVDILIATPGRMLDLYNQKFLKLNDVKHFVLDEADSMLDMGMIHDVKRIMSYLPKVRQNIFFSATMPKEISKLADSIFKNPVRVEVAPVSSTTEMVDQNIYFVSKKQKTNLLIELLKSNPKESVLVFSRTKHGANKITQQLVSSSISAAAIHGNKSQNARQLALNDFKEGKIRVLVATDIAARGIDIDDLPYVINYDLPEVAETYVHRIGRTGRAGRSGRATAFCAMEERDLYKAIEKLINKKIEVVENHSFVSSSEDITVSANKNNRGRKRPNRNNGNKSKSKFTNKNKSKN, from the coding sequence ATGCTATTTACAGATTTAGACATAATTAAACCAATACAAAAAGCACTAAAGGAAGAAGGATATTTAAACCCAACACCAATACAATCAAAGTCAATAACACCGTTATTAGAAGGTAGAGATTTATTAGGATGTGCACAGACAGGTACTGGTAAAACAGCATCTTTTGCAATCCCTATAATACAACAAATATATAATGATAAAAAATCACTAAAAGGTAAAAGAACTATAAAAGCGGTAATACTAGCACCTACAAGAGAATTAGCAATACAAATAGAAGAAAACTTTGCAGCTTATGCAAGACATACAAATATAAAAAGTTTAGTTATATTTGGAGGCGTATCTCAAAATCCTCAAACTAAAGCATTAAAGCAAGGTGTAGATATATTAATAGCAACTCCAGGTAGAATGCTTGATTTATATAATCAAAAATTCTTAAAATTAAATGATGTTAAACACTTTGTTTTAGATGAAGCTGACAGCATGTTAGATATGGGTATGATACATGATGTAAAAAGAATAATGAGCTATCTTCCAAAGGTTAGACAAAATATATTCTTCTCAGCTACTATGCCAAAGGAAATATCAAAATTAGCAGATTCAATATTTAAAAATCCAGTTAGAGTAGAGGTTGCACCAGTTTCATCAACAACTGAGATGGTTGACCAAAATATTTACTTTGTAAGTAAAAAGCAAAAGACAAACTTACTTATAGAGTTATTAAAAAGTAACCCAAAAGAATCTGTACTTGTATTTTCAAGAACAAAACATGGAGCAAATAAAATAACACAACAGTTAGTATCATCATCAATAAGTGCTGCTGCAATACATGGTAATAAGTCGCAAAATGCAAGACAGCTAGCATTAAATGATTTTAAAGAAGGTAAGATTAGAGTACTGGTAGCAACTGATATAGCTGCAAGAGGAATTGATATTGATGATCTACCATATGTAATAAATTATGATTTACCAGAAGTTGCAGAGACTTATGTTCATAGAATCGGAAGAACAGGAAGAGCAGGAAGAAGTGGTAGAGCAACGGCATTTTGTGCAATGGAAGAAAGAGATCTTTATAAGGCTATAGAAAAACTTATAAATAAAAAGATTGAAGTTGTAGAAAATCACAGCTTTGTATCTAGTTCAGAGGATATAACTGTATCGGCGAATAAGAACAATAGAGGTAGAAAAAGACCTAACAGAAATAACGGTAATAAAAGTAAATCTAAATTTACAAATAAAAATAAAAGTAAAAATTAA
- a CDS encoding TetR/AcrR family transcriptional regulator, with protein sequence MKKLTNRQKQAIATKLRITQVATELFKLNGFDSVKIQDICQAAEISIGAFYHHFKSKAEIINTAYEQVDILVLDRLETKDLDSNLDKLLFLLGEGAIVMEELGWVFVSEIYKNLLSIESKYSTKPDRYIALEVRSIIEDSLKSGELNSSISSFDLTMIIMRISRGTIFDWCLHEGSYDLKSRMEFELNLLLSNFKTKKLD encoded by the coding sequence ATGAAAAAATTAACTAATAGACAAAAACAAGCTATTGCAACCAAACTTAGAATTACACAAGTAGCAACTGAACTTTTTAAATTAAATGGATTTGATAGTGTAAAAATTCAAGATATCTGCCAAGCTGCAGAAATTTCAATAGGAGCTTTTTATCATCACTTTAAATCAAAAGCTGAAATAATTAACACGGCTTATGAGCAAGTTGATATTTTAGTATTAGATAGACTTGAAACAAAAGATTTAGATTCAAATCTTGATAAATTATTATTTTTATTAGGTGAAGGTGCTATTGTTATGGAAGAACTTGGTTGGGTATTTGTAAGTGAAATATATAAAAATTTACTTTCAATAGAATCAAAGTATTCTACTAAACCTGACCGTTATATAGCATTAGAAGTTAGATCTATCATAGAAGATTCGCTAAAAAGTGGTGAGTTAAATAGCTCAATTTCTTCATTTGATTTGACTATGATAATTATGAGAATATCTAGAGGTACCATATTTGACTGGTGTCTTCATGAAGGAAGTTATGATCTTAAATCTAGAATGGAATTTGAATTAAACTTGCTTCTTTCTAATTTTAAAACTAAAAAATTAGATTAA
- the hypB gene encoding hydrogenase nickel incorporation protein HypB — MEKYKVIEIKESVFKNNDEQADLLRSDLKKDNTFLLNLMSSPGSGKTTTVLRTIEALKNEMKIGVMEADIDSDVDADTVSKTGAKVIQLHTGGMCHLDADMTKQGLVELGTDDVDFVILENVGNLVCPAEFDTGSSKNAMILSVPEGHDKPLKYPLIFSVVDVVLINKIDAIEYFDFDLDLVKEYIKKRNPNAKVIEISAKTGEGIDEWANWIREEVKAWNN, encoded by the coding sequence ATGGAAAAGTATAAAGTTATCGAGATAAAGGAAAGTGTTTTTAAGAACAATGATGAACAAGCAGACTTGCTTAGATCAGACTTAAAGAAAGATAACACTTTTTTATTAAATTTAATGTCTTCTCCTGGTTCAGGGAAGACTACAACAGTTTTAAGAACTATTGAAGCTTTAAAAAATGAAATGAAAATTGGAGTTATGGAAGCTGATATAGATTCAGATGTTGATGCTGACACTGTTTCAAAAACAGGTGCAAAGGTAATACAGTTACATACAGGTGGAATGTGTCATTTAGATGCAGATATGACTAAGCAAGGTTTGGTAGAACTTGGAACAGATGATGTGGACTTTGTAATATTAGAAAATGTGGGGAATCTAGTGTGTCCAGCAGAATTTGATACTGGTTCTTCGAAAAATGCTATGATACTTAGCGTACCAGAGGGACATGATAAACCTTTAAAATATCCATTAATATTTTCAGTAGTGGATGTGGTTTTAATAAACAAAATTGATGCTATAGAGTATTTTGACTTTGATTTAGATTTAGTTAAAGAATATATTAAAAAACGAAATCCAAATGCAAAAGTTATAGAGATATCAGCCAAAACTGGTGAAGGTATAGATGAATGGGCTAATTGGATAAGAGAAGAAGTAAAGGCTTGGAATAATTAA
- a CDS encoding FAD-dependent oxidoreductase — protein MAVKEKVLQFANQVSGKKPGSRGYFGENDARYRILEPVVTDEMAEVLLCMEIRKKITAEKVAPLCGKSVEKCTELLLELSEIGVVFVNEIDGVDTFWYETWVPGIMEMMVNNKAQAKKYPQIPKAFHDYGVENGPRSTGSFPPGVGLMRVIPIETAIDGETRRASYEEISKYLNESDKFSVSDCSCRTARESMGEGCGHLKEDMCIQLGHAAEYYIRTGRGKKITREEAFEIIKRAEENGLMHQIPNLDGSGKTHAICNCCGCSCLALKGGNMFANTDMVRSNYVSKVDKDKCVACGECVVNCPTNALKLGQKLCSSKPIVDKIERKETPRNTNWGPERWNEDYRINREDVVESGTSPCKTACPAHIAVQGYIKLASQGRYKEALELIKQENPFPAICGRICPRKCESACTRGDIDSPIAIDEIKKFVAEQDLKEEHRFVPKKRHNYGKKIAIIGGGPSGLSCAYYLSIDGYKVTVFEKQKALGGMLTLGIPSFRLEKEVVNAEIEILRQMGVEFKTGIEVGKDVTLDELRKDGYKAFYLAIGAQAGRRLNIEGEDAEGVIPGVEFVRDVNLGEDVKLNGKVVVIGGGNVAIDVARNATRVGADSVNMFCLENREQMPALEEEIEEALEEDIVINNSWGPNRIIVEDGKVVGVEFKKCVSVFDENGRFSPVFDEDNLKVVDADYVLISVGQSIDWGDLLKGSKAELNPNNTIKADGFTYQTNEPDIFAGGDSYTGPRFAIDAIAAGKQGAISIHRFVQPGQSLVNGRDRRDYHEFDKKSLQLEGYDNMPRQRPNHKSGVDAKESFKDMRLTFTEEQMKKETERCLGCGATVVDEYMCVGCGQCTTKCKFDAISLVRKYDAEGVAYEDLKPAVVKNVIRRKGRIIGKKVKDVFAK, from the coding sequence ATGGCAGTTAAAGAAAAGGTTCTTCAATTTGCAAACCAAGTTAGTGGAAAGAAACCAGGGTCTAGAGGGTACTTTGGTGAAAATGATGCACGTTATAGAATTTTAGAGCCAGTTGTAACAGATGAAATGGCAGAAGTTTTACTTTGTATGGAGATTAGAAAGAAAATAACGGCTGAGAAAGTCGCACCTTTATGTGGTAAGAGTGTTGAGAAGTGTACAGAGTTACTATTAGAATTATCAGAAATAGGGGTAGTTTTCGTTAATGAAATAGATGGTGTAGATACTTTCTGGTATGAAACTTGGGTACCAGGAATTATGGAAATGATGGTTAATAATAAGGCACAGGCTAAAAAATATCCACAAATTCCTAAGGCATTTCATGATTATGGTGTGGAAAATGGACCAAGATCTACAGGAAGTTTTCCTCCAGGGGTAGGACTTATGCGTGTTATTCCAATAGAAACTGCAATAGATGGGGAAACAAGAAGAGCTTCATATGAGGAAATATCAAAATATTTAAATGAGAGTGATAAATTCTCTGTATCAGACTGTTCATGTCGTACAGCAAGAGAAAGCATGGGAGAAGGATGCGGACATCTAAAAGAAGATATGTGTATTCAATTAGGCCATGCAGCTGAATACTACATAAGAACAGGTAGAGGTAAAAAAATAACTAGAGAAGAGGCTTTTGAAATAATAAAAAGAGCTGAAGAAAATGGGTTAATGCACCAAATACCAAACTTAGATGGATCAGGAAAAACTCATGCAATATGCAATTGCTGTGGATGTTCTTGTTTAGCACTTAAGGGTGGAAACATGTTTGCAAATACTGATATGGTACGTTCTAACTATGTGTCTAAAGTAGATAAAGATAAGTGTGTTGCTTGTGGAGAGTGTGTAGTTAACTGTCCAACTAATGCTTTAAAACTTGGTCAAAAATTATGCTCTAGTAAACCGATTGTAGATAAAATAGAAAGAAAAGAAACGCCAAGAAATACTAATTGGGGACCAGAGAGATGGAATGAAGATTATAGAATTAATAGAGAAGATGTAGTAGAAAGTGGAACAAGTCCATGTAAGACTGCATGCCCTGCGCATATAGCTGTTCAAGGATATATAAAACTTGCTTCACAAGGAAGATATAAAGAAGCTTTAGAACTTATAAAACAAGAAAATCCATTCCCTGCTATATGTGGTCGTATCTGTCCTAGAAAGTGTGAATCAGCATGTACAAGAGGAGATATAGATTCACCAATAGCTATAGATGAAATTAAAAAGTTTGTAGCTGAACAAGACTTAAAAGAAGAGCATAGATTCGTTCCTAAAAAAAGACATAATTACGGTAAGAAGATTGCCATAATAGGTGGAGGACCTTCTGGACTTTCATGTGCATATTACTTATCAATAGATGGATACAAGGTAACAGTATTTGAAAAACAAAAAGCCCTTGGTGGGATGTTAACTTTAGGAATTCCTTCTTTCAGATTGGAAAAAGAAGTAGTTAATGCTGAAATAGAGATACTAAGACAAATGGGTGTAGAGTTTAAAACAGGTATAGAAGTAGGTAAGGATGTTACATTAGATGAATTAAGAAAAGATGGATATAAAGCTTTCTATTTAGCAATTGGAGCACAAGCTGGTAGAAGATTAAATATAGAAGGTGAAGATGCAGAAGGTGTTATACCAGGGGTAGAATTTGTACGTGATGTTAACTTAGGAGAAGATGTAAAACTAAATGGAAAAGTAGTTGTTATTGGTGGAGGAAATGTTGCGATAGACGTTGCAAGAAATGCAACAAGAGTAGGTGCAGATAGTGTAAATATGTTCTGCTTAGAAAATCGTGAACAAATGCCTGCTTTAGAAGAAGAAATAGAAGAAGCTTTAGAAGAGGATATAGTAATAAACAACTCTTGGGGGCCTAATAGAATAATTGTAGAAGACGGAAAAGTAGTAGGGGTTGAATTTAAAAAATGTGTTTCTGTATTTGATGAAAACGGAAGATTCTCTCCAGTATTTGATGAAGATAATTTAAAAGTAGTAGATGCTGATTACGTTTTAATTTCAGTAGGTCAAAGTATTGACTGGGGTGATTTACTTAAAGGAAGTAAAGCAGAGTTAAATCCTAATAATACAATAAAAGCTGATGGATTTACTTATCAAACAAATGAACCTGATATATTTGCTGGAGGAGATTCATATACTGGTCCTAGATTTGCAATAGATGCAATAGCAGCAGGTAAACAAGGAGCTATATCAATTCACCGTTTCGTTCAGCCAGGACAAAGTTTAGTAAATGGACGTGATAGAAGAGATTATCATGAATTTGATAAAAAAAGCTTACAATTAGAAGGATATGATAATATGCCAAGACAAAGACCAAATCATAAATCTGGCGTAGATGCAAAAGAATCTTTCAAAGATATGCGTCTTACTTTTACAGAAGAACAAATGAAAAAAGAAACAGAAAGATGTTTAGGTTGTGGAGCTACTGTTGTAGATGAATATATGTGTGTAGGTTGTGGTCAATGTACTACGAAATGTAAGTTTGACGCTATATCATTAGTAAGAAAATATGATGCAGAAGGTGTAGCTTATGAAGATTTAAAACCAGCAGTAGTTAAAAATGTTATAAGAAGAAAAGGTAGAATAATAGGAAAGAAAGTTAAGGATGTATTTGCAAAATAA
- a CDS encoding DUF5692 family protein, whose amino-acid sequence MGILYEKMTFEGWGIFLFVLLALMAFNELGRSTKWTGVLLFIIVPTFLTIFVWPTTAAPGNEYGTGTWFNWVKTYSALAGCVWFMALRYIPSLQKKKWALALPAIILALNIFEASIRDFQIFTYGLTDGGVVDNLWTISGPWNIMNGIAGLLNIVTICGCYGIFISKDKTKDMIWPDMIWTWVIAYDVWNFAYTYNCISDHSIYCGVALLLSCTIPTFFIKKGAWLQHRAQTLALWIMFVMTVPQFADRIAPVPTTHNKTAFFVVSLISLAVNAALAIYQFNKVRKNKLNPIKDEIYTDTDAYQQVLAENK is encoded by the coding sequence ATGGGGATTTTATATGAAAAAATGACCTTTGAAGGATGGGGAATTTTCCTATTTGTATTACTTGCATTGATGGCATTTAATGAACTTGGAAGATCAACAAAATGGACGGGAGTATTATTGTTTATAATAGTACCTACATTTTTAACAATTTTTGTTTGGCCAACTACAGCAGCGCCAGGCAATGAATATGGAACAGGAACTTGGTTTAACTGGGTTAAAACTTATTCGGCACTTGCTGGGTGTGTTTGGTTTATGGCTCTTAGATATATTCCATCGTTACAAAAGAAAAAATGGGCATTGGCTCTTCCAGCGATTATTTTAGCATTAAATATATTTGAAGCTTCTATTAGAGATTTTCAAATTTTCACTTATGGATTAACTGATGGTGGAGTTGTAGACAATCTTTGGACGATATCTGGACCTTGGAATATTATGAATGGTATAGCTGGGTTATTAAATATAGTTACAATTTGTGGTTGTTATGGAATATTTATATCTAAAGACAAAACAAAGGATATGATATGGCCAGATATGATATGGACATGGGTTATAGCTTATGATGTATGGAATTTCGCTTATACTTATAACTGTATATCAGACCACTCAATTTATTGTGGGGTAGCTTTATTACTTTCATGTACAATACCAACTTTCTTTATAAAAAAAGGAGCTTGGTTACAACATCGTGCTCAAACATTAGCTCTTTGGATTATGTTTGTTATGACTGTTCCTCAATTTGCTGATAGGATAGCACCAGTTCCTACAACACATAACAAGACAGCGTTCTTTGTGGTAAGTTTAATATCTTTAGCTGTGAATGCAGCTTTAGCAATTTACCAATTTAATAAGGTAAGAAAAAATAAACTTAATCCAATAAAGGATGAAATTTACACAGACACTGATGCGTATCAACAAGTATTAGCTGAAAATAAATAG
- a CDS encoding response regulator transcription factor has protein sequence MRLLVIEDNIELSNSMKKGLENMNFKVDISNTGEEGEDKASINEYDVILLDLNLPDTDGIEVLKYLRKKSIDAPIIIITARDNVSDLAIGLDNGADDYITKPFQLLEVRARIHAVIRRFHGRTNPIINIGGVKLNPVNRTVYIDEKEVILAIKEFDILEYICYKHPAVVSSEEIVEHVYDENFDPFSSVLRVHISRLKNKLKNVQGQDVLVNVRGKGYCLCVE, from the coding sequence ATGAGATTACTAGTTATAGAAGATAATATAGAACTATCAAACTCAATGAAAAAAGGGTTAGAAAATATGAACTTCAAAGTAGATATATCAAACACAGGAGAAGAAGGAGAAGATAAAGCAAGTATTAATGAATATGATGTTATACTATTAGATTTGAACCTTCCAGATACTGATGGAATAGAAGTGCTAAAATACCTTCGTAAAAAATCAATAGACGCACCAATAATAATCATAACAGCAAGAGATAATGTATCGGACTTAGCAATAGGATTAGATAATGGAGCAGATGATTATATAACCAAGCCATTTCAATTATTAGAAGTTAGGGCAAGAATTCATGCAGTAATAAGAAGATTCCATGGGAGAACTAATCCAATTATAAATATTGGGGGGGTAAAACTTAACCCAGTAAATCGTACTGTGTATATAGATGAAAAAGAGGTAATACTTGCAATAAAAGAGTTTGATATATTAGAGTATATCTGCTATAAACACCCTGCAGTTGTTTCTAGCGAGGAAATTGTAGAGCATGTATATGATGAAAACTTTGATCCATTTTCATCAGTATTAAGAGTACATATATCAAGACTAAAAAATAAATTAAAAAACGTACAAGGTCAAGATGTATTAGTTAACGTTAGAGGGAAGGGCTATTGTTTATGCGTAGAGTAA